CTGAAATAGATAAAAGCCTTCTCCAAGGATCACATTCCTTCTGTCATTAGAGCAAATGTATCTTCTAGAACTAGCACTATGTTCAGTTAAATGCACTTGATTATTCATAGTAGTCTGAGTAAAATATCACAATCAAACTTACCATAGTCTATTATATAGTACTTAAAACTTCACATTTTCACCAGGACAAAATTGTATTAGCAAGCTTTTCCCAATTAAGTAGACACTATGACAAATGTTTGATATCATTTTAATTCATGGTGGTGATCTACAATTAAACCCTAATGTTTGTAAGTAGGGGGCTTATTCTGttgtgaaaaggaaagagatccTTTTATGCCAGTAAAGGTACAGGCATTTTGTATCTATTTCTCAAGACCAGCTGCTACCTAGAGTGTTCTCTCACTTTCCCATCCCATCTGTGAGAAATACTGGAAAATAACTCAAAAGTAGGTGCAACAACATGCTGGTGAAAACATGTTTAAAACAACCCAAATAGTTCACATCAATAGAGCAATTTTGGATTCCCACCTACAGAAAAGGGTAATAAATCAGGAAGCATGAGGCCGCACACGCTGAAAAAATTCTAATCCCAATAGAGCTGGTCCTAAAATGTGATGCAATGGAGTCTATTTCAGCAGTTAAGAAGGTGCACAATGTCGTACCTAAGAATCATAACTCCCAAATATGAATATGTGAGACTTCCAATGGTATCTTCAACTTTTCTGAGGCTATTACAAAAGGAGAACAAAAATAACCCTTTGAAATAACATAAAGCTTGGATGACTGTCAGGGACCAAAAGGAAAAGCTGTTAAAAACCAGCAGGGGTCAAGTTTAAAAGTTAACTTTTGCTCTCCAAGATAAAGGTTCCTTTTCCACCCAGTTTCTGTTTTGACAGGTGACTGCCTTACAAcaaactccctccctccctccctccctcccttcctttcacaCCCTTAAGTCAGCCCCCTTTTCAGGGAAACAAATGCCCTTATCTCTTCACACCATAATTCTAAGGGGTTCTTATTAGCCAAATAAACTGACATCGTCTTAAAAACAATGTCTCTAATTTCTCTCAATTCCGTGAAgaaaataattggagaaggctACAAAACTTAATACTTATTATTTTCCTGCTCCAGGCACACACGCAAAACTGCTTTCATTGAGAAtctaaaaagcttttattttacaGTACTCAGTAAGAGCATATTAGAATCTTTTGCCCTGCCATCCCAGACCTATAAAAAATTTAGTCATGTAAGTGACTAAATCCTGTGTGAAGATGATTAATGCACCCAGCAAACTATTTCATTTCCAATTTCCCATTTTCAAAAATTCCCTGTCAGGAGTATATACATTTCTTAAATTAGATACTTGCCAGTACTTCACATCAAAAGGCttccaaaaactaaaacaaactcCTAAAAAAGTCactgaatgcattttaaaaaatcctttataCAGTACTTGTTATATGTCTTCAGAGCTTTCAACACTTTAGATCTATTGAATTAACTAAATTTACACAAATGCAAGAATGAAACTTTGCAAAGCCTAAGTgtgaatattttttcctaatttcttaTTTAGCATATATACATTACCTTCTAATTAAGTTTGGTACTAAACTTCAATGAGatcaagtgtaaaaaaaaaagaaagaaaagctttagAACCAAACCCAGGCAGAATTCTCTATTCCTCCTCCATGCTGCAATTCTGAGAGGTCACCTGGGCCAAAGACACAACATTTTAAGGCAAAATATGTTAATACAGCTTTAAGAAACCTGTGGCCTTTAACTTCTTTTGGCTCCCTCAACACAATAAATCTTCTGGAAAGTCAAAACTCTTCACCCTACACTTCATGGACCTAAGGTATATCAAGTGCTTTTGATATATAGTCATAAACCTTCCACTCCATAAAGATAACAGTAAAATGGcccttaagaaaaacaaaatacaaaataaaaagctcacACTGCCTCCTGCTGTTAGAAGGAAAATTTCATGAGGTCAAAATGGTCCACACTTTGCACAGTGTAATAAAGCAAgagatttaagttttctcttcttttttaacctAATGATCTGTTTCCTAATTAAAGCCACAAAAGAGCTGAGACACTACTCACAACCCACCCAAGTGTACTGTAGAAAACACTACAAGGCATGACTTCAGAATTGAAAATCATATCCTCCAAACAAGCTTTAAACTGGATAGGTGTTTTTAAACAAAGCAGAACAAAAtatgaggaaacaaagaaaaagaaaaaaagaacactaaaAACACCACCCTGCCTGACCAGTGGATGGTTACTCTCCCAGATCTAAGGCAGTCTTAGCAGCTGGCTTCTCCTGTTCCTGCTCCAAGTCAGCAGAACAGATTCTATATCCAGTTCATCTTAACAGTCAGAGGGTATAGCCACACCCGAGGGATTCCTAGACCTTGatgattatttttcatgtttaaagaGTTGGGAGTAATGTCTCCCAACTTGTCACTGACACTTCTCTCTTCAAAATCTAACAAACCACTCTTGGGGGCATCAGGCACCTGCCCCTGTCCACCTCAGCCGTGATGCTGTATTAAATCACTGAATatgaaacacagaaacacaaacaatagtttggatttgtttctttaaaaatgacatttgtattaaaaatcttaaaatgaagaGACAATGATTAACCGCGTGTATGGAATTAGAAATTACAAATTGTTAGAATTCTCTTGGTACATCACAACAGTAAAATTTTGCTCTGTGCTTCTGGAGGAACACcctaaaacagaaaaccaaaaattaaaaaaaattatataaaagggGAGCTAAATACCTGAACAttggaacaaaatgaagcaaaaaattaaaaaaaaaaaaataacccattgCATTACaagtaaattacattttaaaggcTGGAAAGAATAAAGAATTCACTGAACAACAGGCCCTATTGTCCTGGATCCTTCAGGAAGATTATTAAAAGTAAACTGGGAAGTAGTTTGGGGGAGGAATAACAAGATTCTGGGATCTGGTGGGAAGTTCACAGGTTGGCACCGGCTGGAACAGCTGAGTTTTGAAGGCACTCTGCAGACACAGGGGTGCTGGGGGCCCTGAATCACATTGCGAAGTTTCTGTACTGTAGTTTAAAGAGCTAGCCATCAAAACCATGTATGGCCAACCAATACGAACAAAAAGCTAAatctaaaaaaacacacacacaacagtacACACAAAAATGTGCAGatctgtaacatttttttttcacagctgataaaaaaaaatactaccgttctcccccagactcccctttGATACAGTAGGtaaacaaaatagattttttccccccacaaattATCAGCAGACACTTTCTGGCACCCCACACTGTATTGGCATCAGTGTTAACAGTCCCAGTTCAGATGTGCAATACTTCAGATTGGATACACTGTAACAAGAATCCAACTTTGCATAGACATCCTCAGAATCGAAATCAGTCACGGGGTTGCCTTTCCAAGCTGGCAGAAAAGGAACCCGATCTTAATTTCCAGCTACTCctggaaaacaaggaaaaaacaaaagtttcttcctctcctcctgctccttcatTTGGTTCTCCCGGACTTCCTTCCGTGTTTTTGAAACTTGGAACTAAAAAAAACGGCTgttgacagaaaaacaaaaacaaaaaatcccccCTTTTCCACCTTCTCCCCGTCCTCTTCCGCCCCCaccccatttctctttttttttttccagactgaAACTTTCGCCTGCCGGTGTCAAGCCGCCAATACAGGGCCCCACGGGCTGCTTCAATGGGGAAATATGCGTCAACCAAAATCAATGAGAAACGTACATGCTGCAAAGATCCACATTTCCACCAAGACTCGGATGGTCATGACGGGACAACCCCTCGGAAACCGGGGAGAGGCGGGGGACGCGACCACCGCGGCCAGTCGGGCGCCAAGAACCCCCAGCCGATGCAAAGTCATCTCCAATCTCAAAGCAAGAagagaaatcacatttagaaGAGTCGGGTGCGTTTGGCTTTTGTGCGCAGAGCGCGGCTGTCGCGCGGCAGCCGCGGGCGCCTCAGAGGATCACGCAGGCCGAGCAGCAGCCCTCATCGCCGTTGGGCTGCGCCGCGTAGTTCATCTGCCGCACGATCTCGGCGAACAGCTCGTCCACCGAGGCTTTGTTTTTGGCCGAAGTCTCCATGAAGGGGCAGCTCCACTCCTCCGCCAGGGCCTTGCCCTCGCCGAATGAAACCTCGCGCTCGCCCTCCAGGTCCACCTTGTTGCCCACGAGAATCATGGGCACGCGCTCGTACCGCTTCACGCGGATGATCTGGTCCCGCATGGGCTTGATGTCCTGGAAGCTCTGCTGGTTAACAAGACTATACACGAGGATGAAGCCCTGGCCATTTTTGATGTACAGGTCCCGCATGGATGCGAACTGCTCTGTGCCTGCCGTGTCCAAGATCTCCAGCACCGACGGCGATGAGTCCACCTCAATCTCTTTGCGGTAGAAGTCCTCGATGGTGGGGTCATACTTCTCGATGAAGGAGCCGGTCACGAATTGCACCGTGAGCGCGGACTTGCCCACGCCGCCCGAGCCCAGCACCACCACTTTGTACTCTCTCATGGCTCCGTCGGCGTTCTCGCTGCGCCTGCCACGGCCCCGTCGGGGCTGCGCACCGGAGGAAAGCTGGGCTTGGTGGCTGGACTTCTCTGTCCTCAGCTATGCAGGAAAAACTCAGGAGATGACCGAGGAACGCAGGACGCGGAAATCACCAAGCGGGGGCCGAGCGCCGGGCCGGCCGGCGCGGCGGCGAGTCCCTGCAGCGCGGGTCCGGGGCCCCGGGGCAGCccacggcggcggcggcagcagcctGGGCGGCGGATCGGGAGGACAATGCCGGCAGCCGGTGGTAGGCGAGGGCTGCAGCTTCTCTCCGCAGCAGCCCAGGAAGgcgaggaggaggcggcggcggcgggctgCGGAGGCGGCTGCTAATTGCGCGCCGGGCCGGGACGCGCGTGGCATGAGTCCCCGCAGAGCGTGCGCCCACCGCCGCGGCCCTTAGAGCTCTCTCCCGCAGCCTCCGCGGGGCGAGGGCTTCCTACTCGCCGCGCGcagcccgcccgccccgccctggCGAGCATGCCCAGTGCGCCGCTGCCGGCCCCGCCCCCCGGATCCCCGGCTCCCCGGCTCCTGGTTTTCCGGGGGGCCGGACGGGGGTGGGGTTGTAGGCGGAGCTAGTGATTTGATTCAAGACTAGCGGATTCGGGATAGGCACTAGTATAGGAGCCGGAAAAATGTGTGGGGGTGTATGGGTGTTAAGAGACTGGTTGGGACAGTTCGAGGGAGGACGAAGGCCACGTTCCCTCGCCGACCTGGCTTTAGTGCATAGGAATCCCGGCTCTATGAGAAGAGGACGGGCGCCGTGGACCACCCCGGGAACAGGCTGGTCTCTTGCCGCTCCTTTTATCCAAAGCTTGTGGACTCCACTCCCCGAGCCCCCGGCGGGTGTGCGTCCCGAAGGCCGAGAtccaaagaaacattttcttctatGGGAGGAGCATTTCTCCACACTCTAGACGTGGCCCTTTCTACCCAGCCTTCTCTGGCGGACTCTCCTCGCACTTCATCCTTcagacaaagaaaacaggaaCATTCGGCCTGAAACCTGTCCGCATGAGGGAATGGGCAGCCTCTACTGATCAGGGCTGTCTCCAGGCTGGGACTCAGAaggccccacccacctccccactcGGCTAGGGCCAAAACCCGGGGAGTGAATCACAACCCGATCCACAATCAGCCCGGGTGCCGGTAGCTAGTCAGGGCATGCTCAGTGGGCGGAGTAGGTTTGGGGGTTTGGAAGTAGGAAGCTTGTGCCCTGCACACCCACGCTCCAGCTCAAATTACCTCTCCCAGACTCAGGACCCATTGGTCCTGGGGCGCAAATCTCACACCCTCGAATGTTCTTCCATTGGCTACTGCCAAGGTTTTATCAGTTTGGGCTGCTTCATTGGCTAAAAAGTAGCCTCCGCTCATGATTGGTTATTTATAGAGATTGAGTTGAGAGGCGGAGGCACAGCTGttctttctctgctttcccccgcccccttcctcccacttccccaACCTAGTCGTTTTGAagctaaaagtgaaaaaaataaaaggaatttaggCGGAGAGCTCAGAGCTAAATATAGTCCTTTGTTGGTGTTTTCAAGTCTGACTTCTCGGTGCCCAGTCACGACTGTCCGTTAAAGGGAGCTGGTTACAGTTCTTGGTCCTCAAGAAATGGCAAAGTTTccaaggtggttttttttttttaattttccccagggagggggaggggctagGATGTGGAAATGGGCCACACTGAATTCAGCTCACCCGGTGGGGTGGGGGAATGCCCAGGCTTGCCTTTGGTAAACATCTTTGCTTTGGGGCGGGCATTCGCTAAACTGGGCTTGGCTCCTACTCACAGGAGCTACCAGCGAGATGCCTTGGCTTGTTCCAGGTCTCTCCTTTCTCGCGGAGGAGAGATGTCAAGACCTGTCAAAAGACTAAGTTATGATAGCGTGAGCCCCAGGGTTTAGGGGTGGGCGGGGACCGAGCTTCATCAACCCTGGCTTGGTATCCTGTCGACGCCACTTCTCACTGGTTTAACCATCTGCATTGGAGGGATAAAAGAAATGGTGTGCTAATGCTTGGTTTCAGTGCCTTGGTCCCGTTGTGACTCAGGGCCGCGTTGCCAGTTAACCTTCTTTGAACCTCTAGCTATAGCTCATAGAATGCACAGCTGCAACTTAAAGTCCTGGCCATGGGACCCAATGGGTCCTGGGCAGCAGCCCATGCCTTGGGTGGGCGGAGCCCATTCCTGCTCCTGGCTCCGCTATTTAGTGGAGAGAGGGGTTATCAGAGTGCTTCGCTAGTTAACCCTTATATAATTCTCCAGAAACCTTTCAAGGCAAACTCACCTAATATAGCTGGAGCGAACCTCGCATTTACCCAGTTTAATGTTTGCCAGGTGTTTTACATGTGCTATCTTGTTTACTCCtcataaaaatagtaattatacctattttaaaaatgaggaaactgagatcctaaGATGTCGCCTAACTGGCATAACTGGCATGAAATTTCACAGCATAAGTGGTCACGCTGGGATCCTGACCCAGGTGTTTGGGTGCAGAATCTGGTCTTGTAACTATTAGGAATACTATTTTCTAACAAGAAAGTTTCCAGATTGTACCCTTTCTTAGGTTGACTTTTGAGGTAGTATGAACAGACTGGCTCTTAAGCCCAAGCTAGAGGGACCTATGTCCACCCTCTGACTCTTCTGACAGTGCCCCTTCCCACAGGGTTAAGGGGCTAGAACCCACGTCCAGACCATGCCCCAGGTGGTCAGAATTCTGGAATCCCCTCCCCAAATAGTACCAAACCCTCTTCTAGGATCTTCTTGGATCTCTGAACTCACCCCTGTGTGCAGGAATGGGTCTTTGTTGGAGTGCGGGTGGTGCTTGGACCCATGAACTAAGGAGTGCCCTCCCAGGCACTATGGGCCCCCACTTAACTGCAGAAAGAGGGGTGCCTTCCAGTCAGCTTTCTCTTCCCTGCCACTTTCCAGCCTGGCTCTTGGAGAAGTCTAAGAATTTGTGATTCACACCTGACCACCCAGGTCTTTCAAAGAAGTATTTGTCAAGGTGGGAGGACATATCATATTTTAACACTTGTGTTATCTTGattttagggcttctctggtggctcagacggtaaagcatctgcctgcaatgcgggagactcaggttcgatcctgggtcaggaagatcccctggagaaggaaatggcagcccactctatagttgcctggaaaatcccattaatggaggaggctggtaggctacagtccatggggtcacaaagagtcggtcacggctgagcgacttcacttatctTGATTTATAACTGATATAACTAGAGTAATGCTACCTGGGCCTCTGTCCTCTAGCCCACAGAAATTAGGTGTGGTTCTGAGTACGATATAGTAGAAAATACTTTGTCCTTATGGGCAAGGTGTCTAATCTCAAGTATTACTTATCAATTATTTTGTGAGACCTTGGGCAAGCCCCTCAAGTTGCTCCTGACCTTAGTTTCTCTATCTCTAAAGTGGTGATAATAAAGTTTGCCCCACCCACCGGGCTACCCAAGGAACTTTGGAGAGTATCTGATGACCAAATGCTCCATTTTACATCACAGCCACTGAGCAGAATTAGAACCCTGGAGTCCTGGCTGCCCCTTTTCAAGGTGCCAGCCTATACTCAGGGATAATAATTAGCAAATAATGGATGGAAATATGCTTTTAAAGCTGCAGTGCACCATATATTCATGACAATTACAACCCAGGTGTCTTGACAGCCGTATCTAGAAGAGACCATCTTCAGGATTCTGGGTAGTTATGCAGATGGGTATTTTTGAATCTTGGTGGCCTCTCTGGTACCAAAGAGTTGCCACACTTTGAATCTTTCCCATTAAGGATTCtttgataataatttttattacacTCAGATAGTCTCCCTCAGAAAGATTTCCACTGGGGCTTTGTGATTCAAAATGAAGTAATGATTGAAATTACTGATGCACAAATTTTTAAAGTGGATCAGTTCTTCCTGTGAAATTTGTTAGGAGTCTTTATGTACCTTCCTTATGGTATAATCCTGTGTCATATCCAATTATCCTGTACCATAATCATTTACATGTTTGTATTGTGTCACTGTGTGAATTCCTTGAGGTCAGAGTCCATATATGGCTTATCTTTGGAGCCACCTCTGTCCTTCCCCCAGTAAGAGTGCCTACACAGGAGTCCCTCAGTTAACTATTTATGGGTATATGAATGGCATTTTATCCCTTTCCCAAACTCTCTTTGTGGTAAAAGATATACTAATTCTTGGTGAGACAAAACACTTCCTGTATCcttagaaaactgtaaaatactAATGTTTCAGTCTCCCTGAGTCTTAAAGATGCTGGAGTGATAAAGTCTACCCTTATATGGATGGAAACACTGCCAATGCTGTCTGGTGTGGTTCTGAGTATTTGGGAAAAACTACCAAAGCACCCAGTAGATAAACTCTTACTCTGAAGATATTAAATGTTTGTGCAGATAACACACAAAAGACACCTCTAGAAAACGATCTGAAGTAAAGGCTAACAGATTAAGAACTACTTAATCTTTGGTATTGACTATTATATACCCGGTGATCCCTGCCTGGCCTTGCTCACACAGTGAGCTTCTGTGACACTGGTTTTGGGCCTTCAAAGAATTAAGAGGGTTTGCTACAACATGAATCTTCTAAGTCCTCCAGAAAATAAGTACCCATTTGTCCTCTTCATTTATACAAAGTGGAGGTTTATTTCATCATGTTCATAGTTTTAGCTGGCTTGACCTGTagataaataattctttaaaaaaattctaattttgaaaatatcagGAGTTGAGAGTGACcatgtatcattattttaaaggGATGTTGCTGTAAGACTGACTGTGCCTTTCAgagttctcagtaaatatttgttaagtaccTGAACATGTTATAACCAGGCACCCACAAGCAGGCttaagatgttttattttatcagtggtctttaaaaaataatcactagTTATGCCCCTAAAAATATTCATTAGTCAGCCAAACCGTCATCATTTCATACTCTTCATATTGCACTTTAGGCAGCCAACTTGTAAGAACAATGGTTTGTATTCCTTGTAATGagattttatatcttaaaaaatgttctaaaattctaGCATGGTAATTAAAGAGAGACAAATGTATGCCTGATTTTATAATTTCACTGTTTGCCCCTTA
The DNA window shown above is from Bos indicus isolate NIAB-ARS_2022 breed Sahiwal x Tharparkar chromosome 1, NIAB-ARS_B.indTharparkar_mat_pri_1.0, whole genome shotgun sequence and carries:
- the RAP2B gene encoding ras-related protein Rap-2b; this translates as MREYKVVVLGSGGVGKSALTVQFVTGSFIEKYDPTIEDFYRKEIEVDSSPSVLEILDTAGTEQFASMRDLYIKNGQGFILVYSLVNQQSFQDIKPMRDQIIRVKRYERVPMILVGNKVDLEGEREVSFGEGKALAEEWSCPFMETSAKNKASVDELFAEIVRQMNYAAQPNGDEGCCSACVIL